The stretch of DNA ATCTGCCCGAGGCGCGCCAGAACCCCTTCGCCTGACCGTCCCGCGGCCCCGCGCCGTGCCCCTCCGCCCCGCCGACGGCGGTGGGGCGCCACCCAGGAGAGCCATGACCAAGACCAACCCCGGCAACTTCTTCGAGGACTTCCACGTCGGGCAGGTGATCGAGCACGCGACGCCCCGCACGATCACCGACGGTGACCGCGCGCTGTACGGCGCCATCTACCCGACCCGGTTCGCGATCCCGTCGTCGGCGGAGTTCGCCGCCTCCGTGGGTCTCGCCGAGCACCCCGTCGAGGACCTGGTGGCGTTCCACGTCGCGTTCGGCAAGACCGTGCCCGACGTCTCGCTCAACGCCGTCGCGAACCTCGGCTACGCCGAGTGCCGATTCCACCGTCCGGTGCTCACCGGCGACACGCTGCGCACGAGCTCGGAGGTCATCGGCCTCAAGCAGAACTCCAACGGCCGCACGGGCGTCGTCTACGTCCGCTCGACCGCCACCAACCAGCGGGGCGAGGTCGCGCTCGACTGGGTGCGCTGGGTCATGGTGCACAAACGTGACGCCGACGCACCCGCCCCGGAGACCGTGGTGCCCGAGGTGGCCGACGTCGTCGCGCCCGACGACCTCGTGCTGCCCGCCGGCCTGGACTTCTCGGCCTACGACACCACCGCGGCCGGCGAGCCGCACCGCTTCGACGACTACACGGTCGGCGAGACCATCGACCACGTCGACGGCGTCACGCTCAGCGAGTCCGAGCACATGATGGCCACCCGGCTGTGGCAGAACACGGCCAAGGTGCACTTCAACACCGAGGCCCGCCCCGACGGTCGACGACTCGTGTACGGCGGCCACGTGATCTCGCTGGCCCGTGCCCTGTCCTTCAACGGGCTGGCGAACGCGCAGCTCGTCGCCGCGATCAACGCCGGCTCGCACGTGGCGCCCGCGTTCGCCGGCGACACCGTGTACGCCTGGTCGGAGGTGCTCGACAAGGCCGCCCCGGCAGCCTGGGAGGGCACCGGGGTGGGGGCCCTGCGGCTGCGGCTCGTCGCCACCAAGGGACGCGACGAGACGACGACGCTGCGCGGTGACGACGGGAAGTACGCCGAGGGCGTGCTGCT from Aeromicrobium erythreum encodes:
- a CDS encoding MaoC family dehydratase produces the protein MTKTNPGNFFEDFHVGQVIEHATPRTITDGDRALYGAIYPTRFAIPSSAEFAASVGLAEHPVEDLVAFHVAFGKTVPDVSLNAVANLGYAECRFHRPVLTGDTLRTSSEVIGLKQNSNGRTGVVYVRSTATNQRGEVALDWVRWVMVHKRDADAPAPETVVPEVADVVAPDDLVLPAGLDFSAYDTTAAGEPHRFDDYTVGETIDHVDGVTLSESEHMMATRLWQNTAKVHFNTEARPDGRRLVYGGHVISLARALSFNGLANAQLVAAINAGSHVAPAFAGDTVYAWSEVLDKAAPAAWEGTGVGALRLRLVATKGRDETTTLRGDDGKYAEGVLLDLDLWALVPR